In Halopelagius inordinatus, a single genomic region encodes these proteins:
- a CDS encoding 50S ribosomal protein L11, giving the protein MAGTIEVLVPGGEANPGPPLGPELGPTPVNVQDVVQEINDQTAAFDGMEVPVTVEYDDDGSFSIEVGVPPTAALIKDEAGFDTGSGEPQKDFVADLSADQVKKIAEQKSTDLLAYDSLNAAKEVVGTCTSLGVTIEGNNPREFKKRIDDGEYDDVFVDE; this is encoded by the coding sequence ATGGCTGGAACTATCGAAGTGCTCGTTCCCGGCGGGGAGGCCAATCCCGGTCCGCCGCTTGGTCCCGAGCTCGGCCCGACGCCCGTAAACGTGCAAGATGTCGTTCAGGAGATAAACGACCAGACCGCCGCATTCGACGGCATGGAGGTCCCCGTCACCGTCGAGTACGACGACGACGGCTCCTTCAGCATCGAAGTCGGCGTCCCGCCGACTGCGGCACTCATCAAAGACGAAGCCGGGTTCGACACCGGCTCCGGCGAACCGCAGAAGGACTTCGTCGCCGACCTGAGCGCCGACCAGGTGAAGAAAATCGCGGAGCAGAAATCGACCGACCTGCTCGCGTACGACTCGCTCAACGCGGCGAAGGAAGTCGTCGGAACGTGTACGTCTCTCGGCGTCACCATCGAAGGCAACAACCCGCGCGAGTTCAAGAAGCGCATCGACGACGGCGAGTACGACGACGTCTTCGTCGACGAGTAA
- a CDS encoding 50S ribosomal protein L1 has product MADTIVDAVSRALDEAPERNFRETVDLAVNLRDLDLNDPSQRVDESVVLPSGTGQDTQIVVFATGETALRAEDVADQVLDGDDLEDLGDDSDAAKDLADETDFFVAEANLMQDIGRYLGTVLGPRGKMPTPLQPDDDVVETVNRMKNTVQLRSRDRRTFHTRVGAEDMSADEIAENIDVIIRRLEADLEKGPLNIDGVYVKTTMGPSVEVRG; this is encoded by the coding sequence ATGGCAGATACGATAGTTGACGCAGTCTCTCGCGCACTCGACGAGGCCCCCGAGCGGAACTTCCGTGAGACGGTGGACCTCGCAGTCAACCTGCGCGATTTAGACCTAAACGACCCGTCGCAGCGTGTCGACGAAAGCGTCGTTCTCCCATCCGGTACCGGCCAGGACACACAGATTGTGGTGTTCGCTACCGGAGAAACCGCACTTCGCGCGGAGGACGTAGCTGATCAAGTACTGGACGGTGACGACCTCGAGGACCTCGGAGACGACTCCGACGCCGCAAAGGACCTCGCGGACGAAACCGACTTCTTCGTGGCGGAAGCCAATCTGATGCAGGACATCGGTCGGTACCTCGGTACCGTCCTCGGTCCTCGCGGTAAGATGCCGACGCCGCTCCAGCCCGACGACGATGTTGTGGAGACCGTGAACCGTATGAAGAATACGGTCCAACTCCGCAGCCGTGACCGCCGGACGTTCCACACCCGCGTGGGTGCAGAGGACATGTCCGCCGACGAAATCGCGGAGAACATCGACGTCATCATTCGCCGTCTGGAAGCGGACCTCGAGAAAGGCCCGCTCAACATAGACGGCGTCTACGTGAAAACCACGATGGGACCATCGGTGGAGGTTCGCGGATGA
- a CDS encoding 50S ribosomal protein L10 encodes MSESESVRKTETIPEWKRIEVDELVDFLENYESVGVVGVAGIPSRQLQAMRRDLHGSAEVRMSRNTLTVRALEEVDDGLAELVDYVEGQVALIGTNDNPFGLYKDLEASKTPAPINAGEVAPNDIVIPEGDTGVDPGPFVGELQQVGANARIMDGSIQVTEDSHVLDEGEVVSQDLANVLSELGIEPKEVGLDLRGVHSEGVLFEPDELAIDVEEYRADIQSAAAGARNLSINAVYPTTETAPALLAKATGDAKALGLFAAIEDPDLVPDLVAKADAQLRALAAQIDDEEALPEELRGVEAPAAQPDDEADAAEDESSDEDAEAEADAEPEADDDDEDDGDGGEGLGAMFG; translated from the coding sequence ATGAGCGAATCCGAATCGGTCCGCAAGACCGAGACCATCCCGGAGTGGAAGCGAATCGAAGTCGACGAACTCGTCGATTTCCTCGAAAACTACGAGTCCGTCGGCGTCGTCGGCGTCGCGGGCATCCCGAGCCGCCAGCTTCAGGCGATGCGGCGCGACCTTCACGGCAGCGCCGAAGTCCGGATGAGCCGGAACACGCTGACCGTCCGCGCACTCGAAGAGGTCGACGACGGTCTGGCGGAACTCGTCGACTACGTCGAGGGACAGGTCGCGCTCATCGGCACGAACGACAACCCGTTCGGCCTGTACAAGGACCTCGAAGCGTCGAAGACGCCTGCTCCGATCAACGCGGGCGAAGTCGCGCCCAACGACATCGTCATCCCCGAGGGCGACACCGGCGTCGATCCCGGTCCCTTCGTGGGTGAACTGCAACAGGTCGGCGCGAACGCTCGCATCATGGACGGGTCCATCCAAGTCACGGAAGACTCCCACGTCCTCGACGAGGGCGAGGTGGTCTCCCAGGACCTCGCCAACGTGCTGAGCGAACTCGGCATCGAGCCGAAAGAGGTCGGTCTCGACCTGCGCGGCGTCCACTCGGAGGGCGTGCTGTTCGAGCCCGACGAACTGGCCATCGACGTCGAGGAGTACCGCGCGGACATCCAGTCGGCCGCGGCCGGCGCGCGGAACCTCTCGATCAACGCGGTCTACCCGACGACCGAGACCGCGCCCGCGCTTCTCGCCAAAGCGACCGGCGACGCCAAGGCCCTCGGCCTGTTCGCCGCCATCGAGGACCCGGACCTCGTTCCGGACCTCGTCGCGAAGGCGGACGCGCAACTCCGCGCGCTCGCGGCCCAGATCGACGACGAGGAGGCCCTCCCCGAGGAACTCCGCGGCGTCGAAGCCCCCGCAGCCCAGCCGGACGACGAGGCTGACGCGGCGGAAGACGAATCGTCTGACGAAGATGCGGAAGCCGAGGCGGACGCCGAACCCGAAGCCGACGACGACGACGAAGACGACGGCGACGGTGGCGAAGGTCTCGGAGCGATGTTCGGATAA
- the rpl12p gene encoding 50S ribosomal protein P1 — protein sequence MEYVYAALILNETGEEINEDNVTAVLEAAGVDVEESRVKALVAALEDVDIEEAVETAAAAPAPASGGSAGGDVETADDDDEEEADAGADEAEADEEEEDEESGEGLGELFG from the coding sequence ATGGAATACGTTTACGCAGCTCTCATCCTGAACGAGACGGGCGAAGAGATCAACGAAGACAACGTCACCGCGGTCCTCGAGGCCGCCGGTGTGGACGTCGAGGAATCCCGCGTCAAGGCGCTCGTCGCCGCGCTGGAAGACGTCGACATCGAGGAGGCCGTCGAGACGGCCGCCGCCGCTCCCGCGCCCGCTTCGGGCGGTAGCGCCGGTGGCGACGTCGAGACCGCGGACGACGACGACGAGGAAGAAGCCGACGCCGGTGCCGACGAAGCCGAAGCCGACGAGGAAGAAGAAGACGAAGAGTCCGGCGAAGGTCTCGGCGAACTCTTCGGCTAA
- a CDS encoding tripartite tricarboxylate transporter permease, with translation MPASAAGQATAVLASASAAFGPAATTLSFALGGVALGSVSGLVPGLHANAFALALAAAAPALPGPPTAVVAAILAAGVVHTFLDVIPGLVLGVPDAATAPASLPGHRLVLAGRGTEALRLSALGSVAALVVAVPLSVPLSHLVAEGSNLLRTWLPVLLAAVVCLLVLSEPTRRARVAGVGCFLLAAALGFVTLDLSPTRAVVPAGVASMLAPLFAGLFGAPVVLDAVDSAGPIPPQADGRVGLSPGAVLRSALSGVGGGVLVGYLPGVSAGVAAVLALGGRGGATPNAEGTTDRAYVVATSGANTATAVFALGSLAVVGTPRSGVTVAVASAAPGDAPFGLAGFLAVAVLAGGAGAVLVPLLGDRYLRVARSVSHRRLSLSVLALLWASSFAFAGVVGVCAFAVAAVVGLLPPRFGTRRVHLMGVLVGPVVVG, from the coding sequence ATGCCCGCATCGGCCGCCGGTCAGGCGACTGCCGTACTCGCGTCCGCGAGCGCCGCGTTCGGTCCAGCGGCGACGACGCTCTCGTTCGCGCTCGGCGGCGTCGCCCTCGGGTCGGTGAGCGGACTCGTCCCCGGCCTCCACGCCAACGCCTTCGCGCTCGCACTCGCGGCGGCCGCGCCCGCACTCCCGGGGCCGCCGACGGCAGTCGTCGCCGCGATTCTCGCCGCCGGTGTCGTCCACACGTTCCTCGACGTGATTCCGGGACTCGTCCTCGGCGTCCCCGACGCGGCGACGGCCCCGGCGTCGCTCCCCGGTCACAGACTCGTCCTCGCGGGGCGCGGTACCGAGGCGCTGCGACTCTCCGCGCTGGGGAGCGTCGCCGCCCTCGTCGTCGCCGTTCCGCTCTCGGTTCCCCTCTCGCATCTCGTCGCCGAGGGGTCGAACCTCCTTCGGACGTGGCTTCCCGTCTTGCTCGCCGCCGTCGTCTGTCTGCTCGTCCTCTCGGAACCCACCCGGCGGGCGCGCGTCGCCGGCGTCGGCTGTTTCCTCCTCGCCGCCGCACTCGGCTTCGTGACGCTCGATCTCTCCCCGACGCGGGCGGTGGTCCCCGCGGGCGTGGCGTCGATGCTCGCTCCGCTCTTCGCCGGTCTGTTCGGCGCACCGGTCGTGTTGGACGCCGTCGACTCCGCGGGGCCGATTCCGCCCCAAGCGGACGGCCGCGTGGGCCTCTCGCCGGGGGCCGTCCTCCGTTCGGCGCTCTCGGGTGTCGGCGGCGGCGTCCTCGTCGGCTACCTGCCGGGCGTCTCCGCGGGCGTCGCCGCGGTGTTAGCACTCGGAGGGCGCGGCGGGGCGACGCCGAACGCGGAGGGGACGACCGACAGAGCGTACGTCGTCGCCACGAGCGGAGCCAACACCGCGACGGCCGTATTCGCGCTCGGGTCGCTGGCGGTGGTCGGGACGCCACGAAGCGGAGTCACCGTCGCTGTCGCGTCCGCCGCGCCCGGCGACGCTCCGTTCGGATTGGCGGGTTTTCTGGCCGTCGCCGTCCTCGCGGGCGGGGCGGGCGCGGTTCTCGTCCCCCTCCTCGGGGACCGGTATCTCCGCGTCGCCCGGTCGGTCTCTCACCGGCGACTCTCGCTTTCGGTGCTCGCGCTCCTGTGGGCGTCGTCGTTCGCGTTCGCCGGTGTCGTCGGCGTCTGCGCGTTCGCCGTCGCCGCCGTCGTCGGCCTCCTCCCGCCTCGGTTCGGCACGCGGCGCGTCCACCTGATGGGCGTTCTCGTCGGTCCGGTGGTCGTCGGCTGA
- a CDS encoding HVO_2753 family zinc finger protein: MSESEQRHAHQCVSCGINISGMSAATFDCPDCGHEISRCSKCRKQSNLYECPDCGFMGP, encoded by the coding sequence ATGAGCGAGTCCGAACAGCGACACGCCCACCAGTGCGTGTCCTGTGGCATCAACATCTCGGGTATGTCCGCCGCGACGTTCGACTGCCCAGACTGTGGCCACGAAATTTCGCGTTGTTCCAAGTGCCGCAAGCAGAGTAACCTCTACGAATGCCCCGACTGTGGCTTCATGGGACCCTGA
- a CDS encoding elongation factor 1-beta → MGKVAAKLKVMPSSPEIDLDELQERLEDSLPEGAKINGFERDNVAFGLIALLPTVIVPDDAGGTEAVEEAFNGVEDVESVSVENVGRI, encoded by the coding sequence ATGGGAAAAGTTGCTGCGAAACTCAAGGTCATGCCGAGTAGCCCCGAAATCGACCTCGACGAGCTCCAAGAGCGTCTCGAGGACTCTCTGCCCGAGGGCGCGAAGATAAACGGCTTCGAGCGCGACAACGTCGCGTTCGGCCTCATCGCCCTCCTGCCGACGGTCATCGTCCCCGACGACGCGGGCGGGACGGAAGCCGTCGAAGAGGCGTTCAACGGCGTCGAGGACGTAGAGAGCGTCTCCGTCGAGAACGTCGGCCGTATCTGA
- a CDS encoding cystathionine gamma-synthase, whose translation MTDESEERIETRAIHAGQEPDEETGALMSPIFANSTYVQDGPGDHRGYEYSRTGNPTRTDLEANVASLEGGEYGRAFASGMASINTVLNLLESGDHVVTGDDVYGGTHRIFTQVYEDYDVEFDFVDTTDHDAVEDAVREETELLWVETPTNPLMRVNDIEALADIAHEHDALCAVDNTFATPYLQRPLDHGADVVSHSLTKYLGGHSDVVGGVLVTDDEELDERLGFYQNSVGATPSPFDCFLVLRGTKTLPVRMDRHCENADELARWLDDHGAVDAVYYPGLESHPQHDVARKQMDDFGGMLSFELDGTLEQASTLVSETDVFTLAESLGGVESLIEQPAAMTHAAIPREERVAAGLSDGLVRVSVGVEHVDDLKTDLERAFEAAL comes from the coding sequence ATGACCGACGAAAGCGAGGAGCGAATCGAGACGCGCGCCATCCACGCCGGCCAAGAGCCGGACGAAGAGACGGGCGCGCTGATGTCGCCCATCTTCGCGAACTCGACGTACGTCCAAGACGGCCCCGGCGACCACCGCGGGTACGAGTACTCCCGGACGGGCAACCCGACGCGGACGGACCTCGAAGCGAACGTCGCGTCGCTCGAAGGCGGCGAGTACGGCCGCGCGTTCGCCTCCGGGATGGCCTCTATCAACACCGTGTTGAACCTGCTCGAATCGGGCGACCACGTCGTCACCGGCGACGACGTCTACGGGGGGACCCACCGCATCTTCACGCAGGTGTACGAGGATTACGACGTGGAGTTCGACTTCGTCGACACCACGGACCACGACGCCGTCGAAGACGCCGTGCGCGAGGAGACCGAACTGCTGTGGGTCGAGACGCCGACGAACCCGCTGATGCGCGTCAACGACATAGAGGCCCTCGCGGACATCGCCCACGAACACGATGCGCTCTGTGCCGTGGACAACACGTTCGCGACGCCGTACCTCCAGCGACCGTTAGACCACGGCGCCGACGTCGTCTCGCACTCGCTGACGAAGTATCTCGGCGGCCACTCGGACGTGGTCGGCGGTGTGCTCGTCACGGACGACGAGGAGTTGGACGAGCGACTCGGCTTCTATCAGAACTCCGTCGGCGCGACGCCCTCGCCGTTCGACTGCTTTCTCGTCCTCCGCGGGACGAAAACGCTCCCCGTGCGGATGGACCGCCACTGCGAGAACGCGGACGAACTGGCGCGGTGGTTGGACGACCACGGCGCCGTCGACGCCGTCTACTACCCCGGACTGGAGTCACATCCGCAACACGACGTGGCGAGAAAGCAGATGGACGACTTCGGCGGCATGCTCTCTTTCGAACTCGACGGGACGCTCGAACAGGCGTCCACGCTCGTCTCCGAGACGGACGTGTTCACCCTCGCGGAGAGTCTCGGCGGCGTCGAGAGCCTCATCGAACAGCCCGCGGCGATGACCCACGCCGCGATTCCCCGCGAGGAACGGGTCGCGGCGGGCCTCTCGGACGGACTCGTCCGCGTCAGCGTCGGCGTCGAACACGTAGACGACCTGAAGACGGACCTCGAACGGGCGTTCGAGGCGGCGTTGTAA
- a CDS encoding 50S ribosomal protein L21e: MPSSNGPLKGTRGKLSNSARERGTSPPQRAIQDYEEGQKVHLHIDPSVRGGRFHPRFNGHTGEVLGKQGRAFKVQINDGGKEKVVIAKPAHLRAQQ, translated from the coding sequence ATGCCGAGTTCCAACGGTCCGCTCAAGGGTACGCGAGGAAAGCTCTCGAACAGTGCACGCGAGCGCGGCACTTCCCCGCCGCAGCGCGCGATTCAGGACTACGAGGAGGGCCAGAAAGTCCACCTCCACATCGACCCCAGCGTCCGCGGCGGGCGCTTCCACCCGCGTTTCAACGGGCACACGGGCGAAGTCCTCGGGAAACAGGGCCGCGCGTTCAAGGTCCAGATAAACGACGGCGGAAAGGAGAAAGTCGTCATCGCAAAGCCCGCTCACCTCCGCGCACAGCAGTAG
- a CDS encoding RNA polymerase Rpb4 family protein: MTIFKQKVDEEYLTVSEVKSLLQDVEAERAADEEREIRYELARAIEHVNRFAILDPEESRELVEDLLELEKVDETTAFKIADLLPQSRDELRSLYAQQRYALSGDELDEILNVVAKYA, encoded by the coding sequence ATGACCATCTTCAAACAGAAGGTAGACGAGGAATACCTCACCGTCTCCGAGGTCAAATCGCTCCTCCAAGACGTGGAAGCGGAACGCGCCGCGGACGAAGAGCGTGAGATCCGCTACGAGCTCGCACGCGCCATCGAACACGTCAACCGCTTTGCCATCCTCGACCCCGAGGAGTCGCGCGAACTCGTCGAGGACCTCCTCGAACTGGAGAAGGTAGACGAGACGACGGCGTTCAAAATCGCCGACCTGCTTCCGCAGAGTCGAGACGAACTTCGCTCGCTGTACGCACAGCAGCGGTACGCCCTGAGCGGCGACGAACTCGACGAGATTCTGAACGTGGTCGCGAAGTACGCCTGA
- a CDS encoding DUF655 domain-containing protein, with product MTPPDSGDADAETDPATGDDSGPDVRYAVILDYLAHGRAEDRNYDQSPLAYALGLRDFRLFELRLDEEAGLGIGDRVAVGPPGERAAVEELYEIEYDDLSNTANAELEYVVEEIVEDQERRFVDFYNDAQPITLRLHQLNLLPGIGKKLRNNILDERKRGPFESFEDLEERVSGLHHPKEVLVERIMEELRDDDLKYKAFVGRNEQ from the coding sequence ATGACGCCCCCTGACAGCGGAGACGCCGACGCCGAGACCGACCCGGCAACCGGCGACGACTCGGGTCCAGATGTCCGCTACGCCGTCATATTGGACTATCTCGCTCACGGCAGAGCCGAGGACCGCAACTACGATCAATCGCCCTTGGCGTACGCACTCGGCCTCCGCGACTTCCGCCTCTTCGAACTCCGCCTCGACGAAGAGGCGGGCCTCGGCATCGGGGACCGAGTCGCCGTCGGCCCGCCGGGCGAACGCGCCGCGGTAGAGGAGTTATACGAGATAGAGTACGACGACCTCTCGAACACGGCGAACGCCGAACTCGAGTACGTGGTCGAAGAGATAGTCGAAGACCAAGAGCGTCGGTTCGTCGACTTCTACAACGACGCCCAGCCGATCACTCTCAGGCTCCACCAGTTGAATCTGCTTCCGGGAATCGGGAAGAAACTCCGAAACAACATCTTAGACGAACGGAAGCGCGGTCCCTTCGAGAGCTTCGAGGACCTAGAAGAACGGGTCTCCGGCCTCCACCACCCGAAGGAGGTTCTCGTCGAACGCATCATGGAGGAACTGCGCGACGACGACCTGAAGTACAAAGCGTTCGTCGGTCGAAACGAGCAGTAG
- a CDS encoding 16S ribosomal RNA methyltransferase A, which yields MTEQQSDAEPGDLTRPSRDPDELLRRAGVRGDPDQDQHFLVDDRVLDRVPGYLPADADRSHVLEVGGGTGALTDRLLGVADRVTVIERDRRLAAFLREEFADDVASGRLTVLEGDALSVELPEFTACVSNLPYGISSEITFRLLPRGKPLVLMFQKEFAERMAADAGTDDYGRLSVSAQHYGDVDVVETVPREAFSPKPAVQSAIVRVTPRAPDYEVADEEFFLDFVKALFTQRRKTIRNGIRNTAHISGLDDPEAVVEAADEAVLRKRAGNMEPADFAALATLADEHGR from the coding sequence ATGACAGAGCAGCAGTCGGACGCGGAACCGGGCGACCTGACACGCCCGTCGCGCGACCCGGACGAACTCCTGCGTCGGGCGGGCGTCCGCGGCGACCCGGACCAAGACCAACATTTTCTCGTCGACGACCGAGTCCTCGACCGGGTCCCCGGCTACCTCCCCGCCGACGCGGACCGCTCGCACGTCCTCGAAGTCGGCGGCGGAACCGGAGCGCTCACCGACAGACTGCTCGGCGTCGCGGACCGGGTGACCGTGATCGAACGGGACCGGCGACTCGCGGCGTTCCTCCGCGAGGAGTTCGCAGACGACGTAGCGAGCGGTCGGTTGACCGTCCTCGAGGGTGACGCGCTGTCGGTCGAACTCCCCGAGTTTACGGCGTGCGTCTCGAACCTCCCGTACGGCATCTCGTCGGAGATAACGTTCCGGTTGCTCCCGCGGGGGAAACCGCTCGTGTTGATGTTTCAAAAGGAGTTCGCAGAGCGGATGGCCGCCGACGCGGGCACCGACGACTACGGCCGCCTCTCCGTGAGCGCACAGCACTACGGCGACGTGGACGTCGTCGAGACCGTTCCGCGGGAGGCGTTCTCCCCGAAACCGGCGGTTCAGAGCGCTATCGTCCGCGTGACGCCGCGAGCGCCCGACTACGAGGTGGCGGACGAGGAGTTCTTCCTCGACTTCGTGAAGGCGCTTTTCACCCAACGGCGCAAGACGATACGGAACGGCATCCGAAACACGGCGCACATCTCCGGACTCGACGACCCCGAAGCGGTCGTCGAGGCGGCCGACGAGGCGGTCCTTCGGAAGCGCGCCGGTAACATGGAACCGGCCGACTTCGCCGCCTTGGCGACGCTCGCGGACGAGCACGGTAGATAG
- a CDS encoding mechanosensitive ion channel family protein, which yields MQPQTPITATATASAESQFPLAVLQSFVPQLAVKITVTVLAIAAAGFVLSRTNAFHDRVPPRVPAAAWHVAVTVATMGLTVGAAAVIVAVWGFSGQLVDLYDQYKFGRRVVVQIALSVLFVVGAYTMTGLVHQLTNEVASTQPNVSDHQREVIYRLAQLSVYFVALVVILGVWNVDLGGLLVGAGFLGIVVGMAARQTLGSLIAGFVLMFSRPFEIGDWIEIGEYEGIVTDITVVNTRIQSFDGEYVMVPNDVISAETLVNRSRKGRLRIEVEVGVDYDENPTHAAEVAQEAVSELEDVLGVPSPQVVLKEFGDSAVVLGVRAWIDRPSARRRARTQTAIVGAVKEAFDREGIKIPYPQQELMAREEKEGFVLAGDRDGDAPRDSSRTAATDGSLDDETARHTETDGGDES from the coding sequence ATGCAGCCTCAGACACCGATCACCGCGACGGCGACGGCGTCCGCGGAGAGCCAGTTTCCCCTCGCGGTCCTCCAGTCGTTCGTCCCCCAGTTGGCGGTGAAAATCACCGTCACCGTCCTCGCGATAGCCGCCGCCGGGTTCGTGCTGAGTCGGACGAACGCGTTCCACGACCGGGTGCCTCCGCGGGTTCCGGCCGCGGCGTGGCACGTCGCGGTCACCGTCGCGACGATGGGACTGACCGTCGGCGCGGCGGCGGTAATCGTCGCCGTCTGGGGGTTCTCCGGGCAACTGGTCGACCTCTACGACCAGTACAAGTTCGGGCGGCGGGTGGTCGTCCAAATCGCCCTCTCTGTGCTGTTCGTCGTCGGGGCGTACACGATGACGGGACTCGTCCACCAACTGACGAACGAGGTGGCGAGCACCCAACCGAACGTCAGCGACCACCAACGAGAGGTCATCTACCGCCTCGCGCAACTGTCCGTGTACTTCGTCGCTCTCGTGGTGATACTCGGCGTCTGGAACGTCGACCTCGGGGGACTCCTCGTCGGGGCCGGATTCCTCGGCATCGTCGTCGGTATGGCCGCGAGACAGACGCTCGGGTCGCTCATCGCGGGGTTCGTCCTCATGTTCTCGCGGCCGTTCGAAATCGGCGACTGGATAGAGATCGGCGAGTACGAGGGTATCGTCACCGACATCACCGTCGTCAACACCCGCATTCAGTCGTTCGACGGCGAGTACGTGATGGTGCCGAACGACGTCATCTCCGCGGAGACGCTCGTAAACCGGAGCCGAAAGGGGAGGCTCCGCATCGAAGTCGAAGTCGGCGTCGACTACGACGAAAACCCGACGCACGCCGCCGAGGTGGCACAGGAGGCCGTCTCGGAACTGGAGGACGTACTCGGCGTGCCGTCGCCGCAGGTCGTTCTCAAGGAGTTCGGCGACTCCGCGGTGGTCCTGGGCGTTCGGGCGTGGATAGACAGACCGAGCGCCCGCCGTCGGGCGCGGACGCAGACTGCCATCGTCGGCGCGGTCAAAGAGGCGTTCGACCGCGAGGGAATCAAGATACCTTACCCGCAACAGGAACTCATGGCACGCGAAGAAAAGGAAGGGTTCGTCCTCGCGGGCGACCGGGACGGAGACGCCCCGCGAGACTCGTCACGGACGGCCGCGACCGACGGAAGCCTCGACGACGAGACGGCGCGTCACACCGAAACGGACGGAGGCGACGAGTCGTGA
- a CDS encoding HemK2/MTQ2 family protein methyltransferase, with product METAVYQPAEDSGLLAEAVVERGHGRFLEVGTGSGWVAQKAVTDADDVESVVATDVNPHACRSARERGREVASAGGIDVVRASLLDPFADDAFDTVAFNPPYLPTDPENEWSDWMERALSGGETGRELIDPFVDDVGRVLAPGGVVLLLVSSLTGYDDVVERVERRGFDHEVVVRESYPFETLSVLALSVK from the coding sequence ATGGAGACGGCGGTGTACCAACCGGCCGAAGACTCCGGACTGCTCGCGGAGGCGGTCGTCGAACGCGGTCACGGCCGGTTTCTGGAGGTCGGTACCGGGTCCGGGTGGGTCGCACAGAAGGCGGTGACGGACGCCGACGACGTAGAGAGCGTCGTCGCCACCGACGTGAACCCCCACGCGTGCCGGAGTGCGCGCGAACGCGGCCGAGAGGTGGCGTCGGCGGGCGGCATCGACGTGGTTCGAGCGAGCCTCTTGGACCCCTTCGCGGACGACGCGTTCGACACCGTCGCGTTCAACCCGCCGTATCTCCCGACGGACCCCGAAAACGAGTGGTCCGACTGGATGGAACGCGCCCTCTCGGGCGGCGAGACGGGCCGAGAACTCATCGACCCGTTCGTGGACGACGTGGGCCGCGTACTCGCGCCCGGCGGCGTCGTCTTGCTTCTCGTGAGTTCGCTGACCGGATACGACGACGTCGTCGAGAGAGTCGAACGCCGGGGATTCGACCACGAGGTGGTCGTCCGAGAGTCGTACCCCTTCGAGACGCTCAGCGTCCTCGCGCTCTCCGTGAAATAA
- a CDS encoding 5-methyltetrahydropteroyltriglutamate--homocysteine methyltransferase, with protein sequence MTEFVATTPGLYPLPDWAKSDLSDLKGHQKHDLISGDESGDIVAAYEEARAEVVGDQLDAGLDRIVEGQLRWDDMLAHPLTVHENVETGGIVRYYDNNNFYRDPQVVGELTFSGDVAEELNAAADHLDGEPLQGVLPGPYSLSELASDEHYGDDADFLDAVSEFLAAEVDAFPDHETLYLLEPSLVTDAPDDDIAERVPDAIDAVADATDADVVVHTYWEAFDEKTYAHLMDADVDAIGFDFVEADREQTLYNINEYGTKESISLGLVDGQNTLVEGAETVRERAEWVLDQVQMSTFDTTYLTTNTEPFYLPVNKHKEKLAALAEAADVETEVEA encoded by the coding sequence ATGACAGAGTTCGTCGCGACGACGCCCGGGTTGTATCCCCTCCCCGACTGGGCGAAGTCAGACCTCTCGGACCTGAAAGGCCACCAGAAACACGACCTCATCTCCGGAGACGAGTCCGGCGACATCGTCGCCGCCTACGAGGAGGCGCGCGCGGAAGTCGTCGGCGACCAACTCGACGCCGGGTTAGACCGTATCGTCGAGGGGCAACTCCGCTGGGACGACATGCTCGCACACCCCCTCACCGTCCACGAGAACGTCGAGACGGGCGGCATCGTCCGATACTACGACAACAACAACTTCTACCGCGACCCGCAGGTCGTCGGCGAACTCACCTTCTCCGGCGACGTCGCAGAAGAACTGAACGCGGCCGCGGACCACCTCGACGGCGAACCGCTTCAGGGCGTCCTCCCGGGGCCGTACTCGCTTTCGGAACTCGCTTCGGACGAACACTACGGCGACGACGCGGACTTTCTCGACGCCGTCTCCGAGTTCCTCGCGGCCGAAGTCGACGCGTTCCCCGACCACGAGACGCTCTACCTTCTGGAACCCTCTCTCGTCACCGACGCGCCCGACGACGACATCGCCGAACGCGTCCCCGACGCGATAGACGCCGTCGCCGACGCCACGGACGCCGACGTCGTCGTCCACACCTACTGGGAGGCGTTCGACGAGAAGACGTACGCCCACCTGATGGACGCGGACGTCGATGCCATCGGCTTCGACTTCGTCGAGGCCGACAGAGAACAGACGCTGTACAACATAAACGAGTACGGGACGAAAGAGTCGATTTCGCTCGGCCTCGTCGACGGCCAGAACACGCTGGTCGAAGGCGCGGAGACGGTCCGCGAACGCGCCGAGTGGGTACTCGACCAAGTGCAGATGTCGACGTTCGACACGACGTATCTGACGACGAACACCGAACCGTTCTACCTGCCCGTGAACAAGCACAAAGAGAAACTCGCCGCCCTCGCAGAGGCGGCCGACGTCGAGACGGAGGTGGAGGCATAA